The Vicia villosa cultivar HV-30 ecotype Madison, WI linkage group LG1, Vvil1.0, whole genome shotgun sequence genome includes a region encoding these proteins:
- the LOC131644313 gene encoding kinesin-like protein KIN-10A — protein MAPTPSSKAIHSTQLRTPNSKHRLNFNGFKSPHPHPSPNPNFASNKESPPEHPIEVIARIRDYPDRKDKPLSVLQASSNSRSIRVRADFGYRDFTLDGVSVSEEEELDLFYKKFVESRINGVKLGDKCTIMMYGPTGSGKSHTMFGCSKQAGIVYKALRDILGDGDTDSEISGDGSDGDSIGLRTFVQVTVLEIYNEEIYDLLNTNGGGSGGFGFGWSKSHASKVKLEVMGKKAKNATYISGNEAGKISKEIQKVEKRRIVKSTLCNDRSSRSHCMVILDVPTVGGRLMLVDMAGSENIEQAGQTGFEAKMQTAKINQGNIALKRVVESIANGDSHVPFRDSKLTMLLQDSFEDDKSKILMILCASPDPKEIHKTISTLEYGAKAKCIVRGPHSPVKEEDSSSTVILGSRIAAMDEFIMKLQMENKLKEKERNEAHKKLMKKEEEIAELRAKVETAPAASEEEINLKVNERTRLLRQELEKKLEECQRMTNDFVELERKRMEERILQQQEEVEILRKRLEEIEMQLSSSKQERKDENESKEMEPSGFMRKLLSVYKSEDDLAMVKSMDLDMDDQEPFLAREVIVGMQGISPVQPCSNTLNVVQEYAPNFGPKACLSTVYEEEEEGEGEGEGEQDHEDKVEEDEEVEKEVIEEKRVCSVGKSPKKEDYSVADKENNGSNRMLRIHNIFTLCGNQRELSQYGTPIPAKKRCDENFDIKYSPVKSSEKKDSVLRISNKENLEQNVVAN, from the exons ATGGCACCCACACCTTCTTCTAAGGCAATTCATTCCACACAACTGAGAACTCCGAATTCAAAGCATCGTTTAAACTTCAATGGCTTCAAATCACCGCATCCACACCCGTCTCCGAATCCCAATTTTGCTTCCAACAAAGAATCCCCACCTGAACATCCGATTGAGGTTATTGCTAGAATCCGTGACTACCCGGATCGAAAAGACAAGCCTTTATCGGTTCTTCAGGCGAGTTCTAACTCGAGATCGATTAGGGTTCGTGCGGATTTCGGGTATAGGGATTTTACGCTTGATGGGGTGTCTGTGTCTGAGGAAGAGGAGTTGGATTTGTTTTACAAGAAGTTTGTGGAATCGAGGATCAATGGGGTTAAATTGGGGGACAAGTGCACCATTATGATGTATGGGCCAACTGGTTCTGGCAAGAGTCATACCATGTTTGGGTGTTCGAAGCAGGCTGGGATTGTGTATAAGGCTTTGAGGGATATTCTTGGAGATGGAGATACGGATTCTGAGATTAGTGGAGATGGAAGTGATGGTGACTCTATAGGGTTGAGGACTTTTGTTCAGGTTACTGTTTTGGAGATTTATAATGAGGAGATTTATGATCTCTTGAATACCAATGGAGGAGGTAGCGGAGGATTTGGATTTGGGTGGTCTAAGAGTCATGCTTCAAAG GTTAAGCTTGAGGTGATGGGGAAAAAAGCTAAGAATGCAACCTACATATCTGGAAATGAAGCAGGGAAGATCTCAAAAGAAATTCAGAAAGTGGAAAAGCGAAGGATTGTTAAAAGCACACTTTGTAATGACCGGAGTTCTAGAAGTCACTGCATG gTAATACTTGATGTCCCGACAGTGGGAGGACGGCTAATGCTTGTGGACATGGCAGGATCAGAAAATATTGAACAAGCTGGTCAAACTGGATTTGAGGCAAAAATGCAG ACTGCAAAAATTAATCAAGGTAATATAGCACTGAAGAGAGTGGTTGAGTCTATTGCAAACGGTGATTCACATGTGCCTTTTAGGGACAGCAAACTTACCATGCTTCTGCAG GATTCCTTTGAAGATGATAAGTCGAAAATTCTAATGATACTATGTGCAAGTCCTGATCCGAAGGAGATACACAAGACAATTTCCACTCTAGAATATGGAGCCAAAGCAAAATGTATAGTCCGCGGTCCTCATAGTCCGGTTAAGGAGGAGGACTCTTCTTCTACTGTGATTTTGGGATCAAGAATCGCTGCAATGGATGAGTTTATTATGAAACTACAAATGGAAAACAAGcttaaagagaaagagagaaacgaagCGCACAAAAAGCTaatgaagaaagaagaagaaattgcTGAGTTAAGAGCTAAAGTGGAAACAGCTCCTGCTGCGAGTGAGGAGGAGATTAACCTAAAGGTAAATGAACGAACCCGCCTTCTGAGACAagagctggaaaagaagttggaAGAGTGTCAAAGAATGACTAATGATTTTGTCGAGCTGGAGAGGAAGAGAATGGAAGAGAGGATATTGCAGCAGCAGGAGGAAGTTGAGATTCTGAGAAAGAGACTGGAAGAAATTGAGATGCAGCTGAGTTCTTCTAAGCAAGAGCGTAAAGATGAAAACGAATCGAAAGAGATGGAGCCAAGCGGGTTTATGAGAAAACTACTCAGTGTTTACAAAAGTGAGGATGATCTTGCAATGGTGAAATCGATGGATCTGGACATGGATGATCAAGAGCCGTTCCTTGCGCGCGAAGTTATTGTTGGCATGCAAGGCATTTCACCAGTTCAACCCTGTTCAAATACTTTGAATGTTGTACAAGAATATGCACCAAACTTTGGTCCAAAAGCATGTCTAAGTACAgtatatgaagaagaagaagaaggagaaggagaaggagAGGGAGAGCAGGATCATGAGGATAAAGTAGAAGAAGATGAGGAAGTGGAAAAAGAAGTGATAGAGGAAAAGAGGGTATGTAGCGTCGGAAAGAGTCCAAAGAAAGAGGATTATTCTGTGGCTGACAAGGAAAACAATGGTTCCAACAGAATGTTGAGAATTCACAACATATTCACTCTTTGTGGAAATCAAAGGGAACTCTCCCAATATGGAACACCAATTCCTGCAAAAAAGAGGTGTGATGAAAACTTTGATATCAAATACTCTCCTGTGAAATCAAGTGAGAAGAAAGATTCTGTCTTAAGAATCTCCAACAAAGAGAACCTGGAACAAAATGTTGTGGCAAATTAG
- the LOC131644315 gene encoding plastid-lipid-associated protein 6, chloroplastic-like has protein sequence MASLNLLHHPSTSISSSSSCCCLFPRSFIPRKSNNNFHVFTPKGGKHMKPSLIVKAVAGDPFTDGTIPIPSNPFDAIPSLKLNLLSAVSGLNRGLAANEEDLQKADAAAKELEDAGGLVDLTDNLDKLQGRWKLIYSSAFSSRTLGGSRPGPPIGRLLPITLGQVFQRIDILSKDFDNIVELQFGAPWPLPPLEATATLAHKFELIGSSKIKIIFEKTTVKTTGNFSQLPPLEVPQLPESLRPKSNRGSGDFEVTYLDENTRVTRGDRGELRVFVIS, from the exons ATGGCTTCTCTCAATCTCCTTCATCACCCTTCAACTTCtatatcatcttcttcttcttgttgctGTTTATTTCCCAGGAGTTTTATTCCCCGCAAAAGCAACAATAACTTCCATGTTTTCACTCCAAAGGGTGGGAAGCATATGAAACCATCGCTTATTGTTAAAGCTGTTGCAGGTGACCCCTTTACCGATGGAACTATTCCAATTCCTTCTAATCCGTTTGATGCTATCCCCTCCTTGAAGCTCAATCTTCTG AGTGCTGTTTCTGGGCTAAATAGAGGTCTTGCGGCAAATGAAGAAGATCTGCAAAAGGCAGATGCTGCGGCTAAGGAACTCGAAGATGCTGGAGGGTTGGTAGACCTCACAGATAACCTTGATAAATTGCAAGGAAGATGGAAACTGATATATAGCAGCGCGTTCTCCTCTCGTACTCTAGGTGGTAGCCGTCCTGGACCTCCCATAGGAAGGCTCCTTCCCATAACTCTTGGACAG GTGTTTCAACGAATCGACATCTTGAGCAAAGACTTTGACAATATAGTGGAGCTTCAGTTCGGTGCTCCATGGCCTCTTCCACCCCTTGAAGCAACCGCCACATTAGCTCACAAATTTGAACTCATAG GATCTTCAAAGATCAAGATAATATTTGAGAAAACCACAGTGAAGACTACTGGGAATTTTTCACAGTTGCCGCCGCTAGAGGTACCTCAACTTCCAGAATCATTAAGGCCAAAATCTAATAGAGGAAGTGGTGATTTTGAAGTTACATATCTTGACGAGAATACCCGCGTCACGAGAGGAGATAGAGGCGAGCTAAGGGTCTTTGTGATTTCATAA